A segment of the Eleutherodactylus coqui strain aEleCoq1 chromosome 6, aEleCoq1.hap1, whole genome shotgun sequence genome:
GCATGATGCGGctggcagtgggcggggaagcggtttcacgctatcttccgctaatatggttagatgagatttccaaatcattgcattctctttctttacattttacacagcagcccAACTTTTTTATATTTGTGTTTGTACATACCATCACAAATCCATCTTGTTTCCTCACCGTATTCTGTTTGGTAGAGTTTTCCACAACTTCCATGCGAGATTTTTTGGCAGGGGGAACTTCATACTCCGCCACAATCTCTTCTATTATGTCCTCTTCTGGGATGGCAACAACTGTGAACAAGACGGTAGCGATTATATGCTAGACACCATCCTTTCTTCCTCCACTTGTTCTATAGGCTGCCACATCTTACCTTGCTGTCCATTCTGGATGGTCACTAGAAGAGGATGCTGGATGTGATCTGCACTAAACCCACCATGCAAGTTCCCGAGTTGTACGCCATCCGTCACAATGGTGATGACCCTCTGGCCTCCATTCTCCATAATCTGCCCGACGGAACCACCCACAGAGTCCATTGACACGAGTTCAGTAGTGGAACCTGAGGGAGAAGGCAATGGCTTTCTTAGCACGGTACAAGGATAAATAATTTAGGACTCCTTTGAGGTGGCACTCACCAGCGGTATTGTCAGAGCCTGAGATAGGAGTGGAGGCCTCTGCCAGTGCTGCCAGGGTAGCCAACACAGAATTGGGGTTTGTAATTTCAATTGTGCCCCCATTTCTGCTAGCTGTAAGACGAGAAAACAAAAGACAACAATATATTTACAgcgataacaaaaaaaaaaatgatatatatatatatcacataagAAATGGTAGAAATGATCAGTTCTACATTGTTAGTATATACAGCGCCACCTAGTGTTCAAGATCAGATATAGCCGTAACAGTAAACACTGTATTATATGCGCCGAATGAccgctttattagagacccccatctagtagcgcgttggatctcctttggccttcagatctgcagcaattcatcatagaTTCCACTCAGTGATataatcgttctgcaggaatatcggcccctgcggacaggaagcttccttTAGGTGCTGTTAATTATatgggaggtgctgacatgttctgtccaGCTGCCAAGAAGAGGTCAGCGATTCatactgcttgcgccaaattctgacctcctattagcacggtgcaacagaaatctggatccatctaaccaggagatgtttttccgctgctcagcgATACAAGTTCTCTTTTGCacacgggcaaatttgaattgTGCAATCCGAGCCGGGCGTTtgactccagattctgcagcagctattgcccatagcatgttatggaaaaggattcacacgagcggaaacccaACTGCGGTTTCCGTTCgcggatgaaaaaaataaataaaatcgcaacatgctttatttttgtgcgatcggcttccactgaagtctagGGAAGCAGTCTGATCTAcaacccttctgcaattgacgagccgtgcggaccatccgtagtacagagaagccggagaatggcaggtatgcagggtcgctgTCCCTGGTCATGGCCGGATTCCGGACGTGCCGTGTGCATGTaaccttagacacaatggcgctggaactggtcgcctgctgttatagcccatccgtgctaagaaaCAGCGAGTTCTGCATTCAAaaacgttagttggagctccagcattgtattcagctcctCCTGATGGGGCGCTGTCACACATGAACGCGGCAAAGCACCCCTATTTTACTTTCGCTTTTGGCCACAGCTCCTTGCGACCGACAGCGGGtttagtgcaccccatcattgtaatgagTGATGAGGTGCGCTTAACGGCCAAAGATGGAGCAAATAGCGCTTACAAAATCGCGGTACTGGAAAGAACCGCCCAGCACCACGATCGATTGcttgtctgtgaggccccattgatttcaacgggagcGTTCCACGCAATTAACGTGGCGTTCAAAAGCTACGTTAATCACAGTAGGAAGCGccctgtgagagaggccttagtcgctatttttcctgacatcctccttggGCCCCTTTTTGTCCACAGGATCTCCTGGATGTTTttctgatcacaccattctctatgTACTCTCCATAggtggttggcagtgagaccccggctagtctagcaccgatgatctgggctcgttggaagtcgctcagatcgctggattttcccattttatGTGATTCACACAgaaactgacccacagaaaacttgtcacgtgattttatgccgcactccggggtcacggggagaatgtcTATACAGGGAAGCCCAATCATGTGGTCTCTAATAAAACGGCCATTCAATGTATATTATGTACATAATAGTGCAGCCCAGCAGTCAGAAGGCCCCACCCTTTGCGCCATACCTGTGGAAGTTGTCATATTGGTTGCAGACACCAGACTGGGGGTCAGAATAATCTGTGGCGAGGAGACCGTGATGGTGTTGTTTCTTGCTGGGTGTATGTGGATGTGTCCCTGTCCTTGCATGGTTTCCTGCATTGTCAAAACACATACGGGAAGCTCAATTACCGTTCGGCATGTTTACTCGATCCATAATAGTCACaaactctagtcacatccaaagctgcgttGATAATTCTGACAGCACTGGGAGAGATGTACAAAATAACGTCTGACTCACCTGTAAGGTAATCAACAGCTCGGGGTAGTTTCGGTCGAGGGCGATATCAAATGGCGTTTTCCCAAATTTGCTCTGGATGTTGACGTCGGCCCCGTTCTTGATGAGCAGGTCCACCACGTCCTGGTGATTGTGCTCCGTCGCCCAGTGCAGCGCCGTCATCTCCAGCATGTCCTTGGCGTTGATGTTTGCTCCATTCTAAAAAGGTGGAAAGGCAACAGTGTTACACTGGGATTTACagttttgtgtgtgcagcagattCGCCCCGTGGGGGTTGTCAGACCTTGACCAGCAGGTCCACGATGTGAGAGTATCCCTCTGAGGCCGCCATGTGCAAGGGAGTCCTGTCCACCTTGGTCCGAGCATCCCGGCTGATCCCTGCTTGCAGCAGGACTTTCACCGTTGAGAAGTGACCGTACTGAGCGGCGAGATGGAGCGGAGACGTCCCCAGCTGGAAGACACGCAAAACAGTCTCAGGAAAGTAGAAAGAAGCTGGTTATGGGGTCAGGAGGGAAGCCCTCGTACATCTCACCGCACGCTGGGGGTTCCCCGTCACTGGGCGTCTTACGCCTCCTTACCACAAAGGATTTTTAAGCACGTTTTAGAAAAACCATTTCACACACTTGCGGTAGTTTTTAAAGTAATGTTTTGTACAATCGGTTTTTTTTTGTCGCACAGAGAAGCTTTTCAGAAAAACACAGTTAACCCCTCCATGACCAGCACCGTTTTGTTTTTTCACTCctgcttttcttatttttctattgatataactgtatgggggcttgttttttggggttttttttgcaggacgctctatatattttttttcatacagtGCATTAACCCTTAACGACATAGGACGTAAGGTTATGTCCTGCACGTTCagggtgtgtatggagggagattgcgggGTGATCTTTCTCCATACAACGCaggcgccggctgtttcttacagcctaaCCTGGCGACAACAGCTACGATAAGCTGCGCAGCTCATGATGAGATCGCTGGGAACCGCGTGggcgtcatggcagccggggggccttctgaaaggccccagggctgtcaaagCTGAATGTCTATCAAGTCatacctgtggggtggcttgataatatatctttgaaaaaaaaataaaagtagtacagcaaagaaaaaaaaaacaaaacaactatataagtttggtattgtggcaatcgtactgacccttagCTGGTCTCACAAGCATACTGCAGATATAATGTacgaatgaaaaatacaactcatcctgcaaaaacaagccctcatacacgtGAGTGCGGTGCGCTTTAGTGAGAAAAATCGCTTGTTTTtaataggaaaaaaattaaaaaccgtaTTGCAGTCGCATGTACCGCAAGTATTATGAGTGCGCGATACAATTTTTAACTCGCCAACAGCAAATAATGGGCAAGGTTTCTGCAAGACCGCGCAAAAATGGAACGTGCTAAAGTATTTCCACCTGGCAGCAACTTGGCAAGAGGAAAAAacggcttccatggacttcaatcGAAGCCgttcctgcgggatccgcaggaaaatagagcatgctgcgatttcttcctgcacgTGCGATACACACGGCGGGAGGGAGGAACACATCTGCATGCGGGACCACTTGGTGCCCCCAAGTGGGTTTCGCaagtcaaatccgcccgtgtgaattgggccttaaaatattttaatagtttataCTTTTAGGATAATATCAGTTTGcttgtttttcagtgcattaaccACCGCTGAACAATACAACTCACCCTGCAAAACACGACCCTCAGACCGCTGCAGCCACGGAAAAATaatagtggggaggaaaaacctaATTGGATTTGACATCGGTGCCGCTCAGCCTGCAGTGCGGATATCAAAGGAAAGCAATAGGATGATTATTAGCTGCAGAATCGTTGTGGATTCTGCGGCAAAAATCCACCATGGGAACATAACCTAATAGTGGGAATATGGCAGAAACTGCTATGCCAATTCCATTTTTatataaagacagggaaaggAAGGGTTTTTTAAGatttaagaaataaaaaaaaaaaaaagtaaatatatatatatatatatatatatattttttttaattctttaaccccttcccgctgcagggcgtaagtttacgtcctggcagcctggtacttcccgcaacagggcgtaaacttacgtcctggagatagcgcgggatcacatatgatctcgtgctatcccgcagcgggagccggctgtcagtcacagccggcgcccCGCTgctacagcgggggggcatcggagttgcacccccgctgttaaccccttccctgccgcgatctaagtagatcgcggcagggaaagagttcacagaaggagcgcggctccctctgtgtctccggccggaactcgcgatgtcatcgcgagagcccggcctgtcaccatggcaacaggacgccagacactggcgtcctgtattgcctatgcctaggatcgctgtataagcgataaggcatgggagagcagtagctctgcaatgccttataacagtgatcatcagggcagtggttaaagtccctcagagggactcaaatagtgtaaaaaaaacaaagattaaaaaaatgaattaaaaaaaatgtaaaaaaagtaaaaaaaacatttttttatgctttttctcagattagcataaaaaaaaaggtaaaaaaaaaaataaaatcccacatatttggtattgtcacgtccgtaacgacacgtacaataagttgcacatgcttttgactgtgcacagaaaaaaacgctaaaaaaaaaaacactaaaaaactgaggcaaaatgctaattcttagcattttgcctcactaaaaacgcaataaaagtgatcaaaaaagccatatgtacccaaaaatggtaccaataaaatctacagcttgtctcgcaaaaaataagccttcatagagccgtacatcaaaaaataaaaaagttacaggactttgaatgcagcgatttagaaaaaaaaaaaagatttgcaagaaaaagggtttttattgcagaaaagtaggaaaacctaaaaaaaaatgtaagaattttggtatcgttgtaaccgtaccgacccgcagaaaaaatggaatgtctcatttatgctgcatgattaacgctgtaaaaaaaaaaataaaaaaatctatggcagaattgatgcgttttctctccctattatcataaaaagaaaaaaaatagttttacaatatagttaatgtacctaaaagtggcaccgataaaaactacagttcgccacgcaaaaaacaagccctcatacggccgcgtcgacggaaaaataaaaaagttatgacttttgataaacggagaagaaaatccgccaaaaattgttgcgtccttaagctcaaaataggccgtgtcatgaaggggttaaagactcatTTTTACGGgtttttttgtccccatagggAACCCGAACCTGTGATCACTTGTAGAATACtcttgcaatacttcagtatagcagtatattgtgCATTTCAATGTTCGTGTATTAAGCCCTGAttcaggcagggcttaatagggttGTACGAGAATCACAAGTTATTCCATATCCACGGGATACAGCATAAACATGCAGATCAATTCTAAGACCCTCTATCTCATGAATGGGGGTCCCgcttcccccatcctcctcactgcagacttGCTGCGGCCCCCGCAGTGAAGAGacgactgaatggagcgctggtctcACAAGCATGCTGAcactattcactttcaatgggaatgTGGACATAGTCAAGCAGCAAGCACCCGAGTATTTCTGTTACCCCCCATTGAAATGGAGCCCTGCACGCTTTTCCAGTAACCCCTCTACCCTGAAGTCACTGTGGGGCAAGAAAcaaccctgcagtgacaggcaaaGGGGTAAATGGGACTCCAGTTCAGCAGAGATCTCAGCAACGAGACCCGATCGGATCAGCAAGCCACCCCCCATCCTgtagatgggggataacttgtgatcctggtacagcCTCTTTTAATAGGCTACGATACACAGCATCCCTGGGAGCCTTTGCTAGGTTCTGGGCTGCTATGTAAACCCATTCGCACCCCATGATTGTAGTGGGGAAGACGTGGCATCAGAGCGGTCCCCTCCGGCTAGCTGCTTAACTGCACAGTCAGCACTGATCGCAGCATCCAAGCGGTTAAACGGCGCCATTCGGAGCTAGATCTGATCACAGACATTGTAGACGAGTGTCAGCGGTCATAAGCAACCAGGACCAACTGGGTAAGGAACAAACTTGTCTCCTGAGCATGCTCCATACATCCCAGGTCCCCcaagtcacctcaccgcaagccgtccggatcctcttgttccagtgacgaagcgtacattgccggcattctgcttcctgccaggcagtgtacccggtcactagtgacgtagcgttcatagCCTAGAATGCCAAAAACCTGTCAGTCCGCTGTGCATGCTCAACGTCTCACCGCTAGTGTTTCATACTCTAACGATGTTTATGTGAAGATCTGGCGTCCTTCAGGGGAAACGGGGCGATAGACGAGCCGCCCGCCACACAGCAACCATATAAGGACAGAGGGCTcaaccaccaatcagctattggcaGAGTCCCGGGGGCTTGGCATATCTGGCCAATCAGGACCGGAATCTCCACAGCGTCATAGCGTGCAAAGAGAGCGTATGCCAATAGAAGAGACCACCGAGGGGGAATCCCTCCTATCAGTGTGCAGCCCACTTTGTGGTGgtgcggggtggggggggaaataggctgaactagagggacatgtcttttttcagcccaacatactgttAGGTCCTTACAATTTTCATGTGCATAACGAAAAAACGTAATGGagatggtaaaaaataaaataaaaatcgcacTCCCCCGCGTGGCATGTGAGCGCGATGACATTTTTTcttaaagatcccataggaaataattaaGGATTTCTTAGgaggaatcacccaaaaataggccaTGCAGAGATTTTTCAATTGCATcactgcgagcggaaaatcacttgtgtgaagAAACACATTGACATCACGGTCTTACTAATATGTGCGAGTTCCATCAATATCGCGATCGGACAGAACTCACGTGAGAAACTAGCCTGTGCGAATACACCGTTAGGCCGGGAAAAATcgtacaagatttgtgtgttgccagatgcacaaatatgaaccacattctgcgggcttgggtagaaaaatggcaaatgaagttcaatattgataaatgtaaggttctgcacatgggcaggaggaacggatgtcacaaatattcacttaatggggtactaatagggaaaagtgatatggaaaaagacctaggggtactagtggactgtagactaaactggagtaaccaatgccagtcagctgctgcaaaggcaaataaagtcttggggtgcattaaaagaggtataggggcgaaggatgagaacattatcctcccattatataaggcacttgtcaggcctcacatggaatactgcgtacagttctggtcaccggtgctcagaaaagaactttactgtaagagcagtgagactgtggaactctctgcctgaggacgtggtgatggcaaaatccatagaggagttaaaGAGGGAcgagatgcctttctagagcgctatgacattacaggatatagacattaggtgaccagcagggttgttgatccgggtcttggagtcgggtaggaactatcaaacgttgatccagggattattcggactgccattatggagtcgggaaggactcCCCCTGCCTCCCCCAaataggctaaattggcttctgcctcttggggtttttgccttcttctggatcaacaaggggggtagaaacaggctgaactggatggacattgtctcccttcagcctaacattgTGTTATTATTCTTTTGAACGGAGTCACACACGAGCGATGTTGTCCCGCACCACATGGCGGTGGTATGCTCTAACCTTTCGGGTTCCTCATCCACCACCCATTGATCTTagtgggacctttaatgcatggCAAGGCTCCTGCATGTGGTGCGATGTGCCTACTGAAACCAATGGGGAGCCCTTCTGATCCTGTATCATGCGCAATTTCACAGATGAAAGGCATATTTGcctgaaaaacgcctcgcatccgcaggtAAATTATgcgttggcgagcgtgatatcgtgTCGGGCTTCTCAGCCcagtatcgcgctcgcccgtttGTAGAAAGCCTTAAGGATTATAAATGTCAACAAAAGCGCCACGAAACCCCGCTGTGAACTGCTGTGCCCCACAAACATAGCGGATGGGTGGGGGTCCGACCACGGCGTACATCGCCAACCCTGAGAACTGGGGTTCGGACCGTCCCCTGATGGAGgcagtggtggtcacacatgggcGCTGCCGCAGAGTTGAAGTGTTCGGCAATCTACGAGTGCCCCATTATCAGCTAGGCACTGGTACGCACATGTGCCCGCCGCTGGACGCTCCAGATCCCGGTTCACAGGATCGCTGGGGTTTCTCGCGGTCAGACCCCCGCTGTCACAAGGCGATTTTATGTCTTATTGGTCTATCACCACAAAAGGGGGCGCTAAGCCGCCTGGAGGCAGCGAGAGAAGGCGCCATGGGCCTGAGAACGTACCCAGTCTGTGGTGAACGGCGCGCCATTCTGCATCAACTGCCGGACTTCATCGTCTTCTCCGATGCGAGCGGCTTCTAGTAAACGCTTCCCCAGGTCCAACGCCATCTGCAAAAGAAATACGGAGCGTCATTAAAATTCagcgctcactcacacgggcggatttttggcGAGCATTTTTCTTTAACGCACAGAGTGCGTAATCCTCGCTGACTTGCGTTGGGACATGCAGACCTGTGAATTCTGCGCACGCGAGAAAAAAATAGCAAGTCCCATATTGCAGCGTAATACACCAAGTCTGTGGGGCGTAATATGCAGATTATACACGTATCCGCCATGTAGTTAACGCAGGTTGCTAAGAGACCAGAGAAGGGCGGTTCTGGCGTACGTGTGTGCGCGTTCGCAGGCAATATGTGTGCATAAAAAAACGTATACACTGCAAATACACGTATCCACGCACAGTATATACACGGCGTATTGTGCGGACCAGATGTGTATCCGCCCTGTCAGCGAGCCCTTAGGGATTCGCCATCTACGCTTTTTCCTAGCGAAGGCTTGAAAACATGGCGTGGGGTCTACATACAGGTGTGGCATTGGGATATGAAATACAATATGGCCGCCAAGACGGGTCGTCACGCAGCTTTTCCGGAGTCCTCAATGGGACTCAATCCTATTTCTGAGGTAA
Coding sequences within it:
- the GABPB2 gene encoding GA-binding protein subunit beta-2 isoform X1 gives rise to the protein MALDLGKRLLEAARIGEDDEVRQLMQNGAPFTTDWLGTSPLHLAAQYGHFSTVKVLLQAGISRDARTKVDRTPLHMAASEGYSHIVDLLVKNGANINAKDMLEMTALHWATEHNHQDVVDLLIKNGADVNIQSKFGKTPFDIALDRNYPELLITLQETMQGQGHIHIHPARNNTITVSSPQIILTPSLVSATNMTTSTASRNGGTIEITNPNSVLATLAALAEASTPISGSDNTAGSTTELVSMDSVGGSVGQIMENGGQRVITIVTDGVQLGNLHGGFSADHIQHPLLVTIQNGQQVVAIPEEDIIEEIVAEYEVPPAKKSRMEVVENSTKQNTVRKQDGFVMDDNHDEDTRKLLQQQLHEANVRAQEYRQQLLEKEQEAEEYRVKLENLARQHLNGETFTVVEDGDTIIISTEELQGTEMTEIETVEHHCDIPMESVVM
- the GABPB2 gene encoding GA-binding protein subunit beta-2 isoform X2, with amino-acid sequence MALDLGKRLLEAARIGEDDEVRQLMQNGAPFTTDWLGTSPLHLAAQYGHFSTVKVLLQAGISRDARTKVDRTPLHMAASEGYSHIVDLLVKNGANINAKDMLEMTALHWATEHNHQDVVDLLIKNGADVNIQSKFGKTPFDIALDRNYPELLITLQETMQGQGHIHIHPARNNTITVSSPQIILTPSLVSATNMTTSTASRNGGTIEITNPNSVLATLAALAEASTPISGSDNTAGSTTELVSMDSVGGSVGQIMENGGQRVITIVTDGVQLGNLHGGFSADHIQHPLLVTIQNGQQVVAIPEEDIIEEIVAEYEVPPAKKSRMEVVENSTKQNTDDNHDEDTRKLLQQQLHEANVRAQEYRQQLLEKEQEAEEYRVKLENLARQHLNGETFTVVEDGDTIIISTEELQGTEMTEIETVEHHCDIPMESVVM